The Bacillota bacterium genome includes a region encoding these proteins:
- a CDS encoding GerMN domain-containing protein produces the protein MAQRGESQGMQTIALILSLAALIVAGLAYVAVRDIRGEFATLDRRVAGLEQDVADLGGRIAALPTRAVTIYLEKHTPTDMFLVPVARTTRGDEPGPLAALRALLAGPLPEETDLTTSIPRGVQVRSVSVENGTATADFSAALTRPQVGSQGEAMIVGSIVNTLTEFPDVDRVQILVDGARVESIAGHIDVSRPLTRDPRLIRAR, from the coding sequence ATGGCGCAAAGAGGCGAATCGCAGGGGATGCAGACGATCGCCCTCATCCTCTCCCTCGCAGCCCTCATAGTGGCGGGGCTCGCCTATGTGGCGGTGAGGGACATCCGCGGGGAGTTCGCAACATTGGACCGGAGGGTGGCAGGGCTTGAGCAGGACGTCGCGGACCTAGGTGGGCGAATCGCCGCGCTCCCCACGAGAGCGGTGACCATCTATCTTGAGAAACACACACCCACCGATATGTTCCTGGTCCCGGTGGCCCGGACGACCAGAGGCGACGAGCCGGGGCCACTCGCTGCCCTGAGGGCGCTCTTGGCAGGGCCGCTTCCGGAGGAGACGGATTTGACGACCTCCATACCCAGGGGCGTGCAGGTGAGATCGGTCTCGGTGGAGAATGGAACGGCGACCGCGGACTTCTCCGCGGCCTTGACCAGGCCTCAGGTTGGGAGCCAGGGAGAGGCCATGATCGTAGGGTCTATCGTAAACACCTTGACTGAGTTCCCCGATGTCGACAGGGTGCAGATTCTGGTGGACGGGGCGAGGGTTGAGTCCATTGCAGGCCACATAGATGTGTCGCGCCCGCTAACCCGGGACCCCAGGCTGATCCGGGCCCGGTAG
- a CDS encoding SpoIID/LytB domain-containing protein has product MNITSTRWALRWLILLALAIALCLAPRGGAASSGDDLFWVVVASVDRYEKAWAVASGLWDSGYEARISPAEVNGSVRFRVLIGPWAERTPAQALRERLAATGRDGLWLLATKPEQGAVREVSPQARGLGQVNIVPGPVREIRIGIATIPAQEGSSIVLGSDRPITIGSVSAGSTGSGSATAGLTSAGLVGADKAGPGAGRVLCIRAVVDETGPGLVCEAQGSRGVYVRGTISMRLGPDPAVPHVPGEAFIWVGQPGAIYRGRLEIIPRPDGGLTVVNIIGIDDYLLGVLSSEMGPTSPFEALCAQAVVSRTEALGATARHSREGFDLCATTHCQVYSGAWRDLAAPNVRKAVEATRGEVLFYAGAPAKSAKFHASCGGVTESPKELWGLDVPYMQPVLCKPGGSPALDSLPDLSSESLVSAYIDSPDQSVYCYGSNGHRWSISHTQSTLVSLLAAVGAPPGNVLEIRVDERTGRGAAKLVTVRTSRGEFQIAGEYAIRNAFGGTEVIRSGVFVVRAVGDPPHSFEFRGAGYGHGVGMCQYGARAMARMGYDHAAVVRHYYPGAEIGLISY; this is encoded by the coding sequence GTGAATATCACCTCCACACGCTGGGCTCTCAGATGGCTGATCCTGCTGGCGCTGGCCATAGCTCTTTGTCTCGCCCCCAGGGGTGGGGCGGCGAGCTCAGGAGACGACCTCTTCTGGGTCGTCGTGGCTTCTGTCGACCGGTATGAGAAGGCCTGGGCCGTGGCGTCCGGGCTGTGGGATTCGGGGTACGAGGCCCGGATATCCCCGGCGGAAGTGAATGGGTCGGTCCGGTTCAGAGTTCTGATCGGACCGTGGGCCGAGCGGACCCCGGCACAAGCTCTGCGCGAACGCCTCGCGGCCACGGGCAGGGATGGACTCTGGCTGCTTGCGACCAAACCCGAGCAGGGCGCGGTCCGGGAGGTCTCGCCTCAGGCGCGCGGCTTGGGGCAGGTCAACATCGTTCCTGGGCCGGTTCGAGAGATTCGCATAGGCATAGCGACGATCCCGGCCCAGGAAGGCTCCTCCATCGTGCTGGGTTCCGACAGGCCGATCACGATAGGATCGGTCTCGGCAGGATCGACCGGATCGGGGTCGGCCACGGCCGGGCTGACATCTGCGGGGCTGGTTGGGGCGGATAAGGCCGGGCCCGGGGCCGGGAGAGTCCTGTGCATCCGGGCGGTGGTGGATGAGACAGGCCCGGGACTTGTCTGCGAGGCGCAAGGATCGAGAGGCGTTTATGTCCGAGGGACCATATCCATGCGACTGGGGCCGGATCCCGCCGTGCCTCACGTTCCAGGTGAGGCTTTCATCTGGGTAGGGCAGCCGGGGGCGATATACAGGGGTCGCCTGGAGATCATACCCAGGCCCGACGGTGGCCTGACGGTCGTGAACATCATCGGAATCGACGACTACCTCCTCGGGGTGCTCTCATCGGAGATGGGGCCCACATCTCCGTTTGAGGCATTGTGTGCTCAGGCAGTGGTCTCCAGAACGGAGGCCCTCGGGGCGACGGCACGTCACTCCCGCGAAGGGTTCGATCTGTGCGCAACCACTCATTGTCAGGTATACTCGGGCGCCTGGCGCGACCTTGCTGCTCCGAACGTTCGAAAGGCAGTCGAGGCGACCCGTGGAGAGGTCCTGTTCTACGCGGGTGCGCCTGCCAAGTCCGCTAAGTTTCACGCATCGTGCGGTGGGGTCACAGAGAGCCCGAAGGAGCTCTGGGGACTCGATGTGCCATACATGCAGCCTGTCCTGTGCAAGCCTGGCGGATCTCCGGCTTTGGACTCGCTTCCCGACTTGTCCAGTGAGTCGCTGGTCTCTGCGTACATAGACTCACCTGACCAGTCAGTATACTGCTACGGCTCGAACGGGCATCGATGGTCGATCTCGCACACACAGTCCACGCTAGTGTCTCTCCTGGCCGCGGTAGGGGCGCCTCCAGGGAATGTCCTTGAGATCAGGGTGGATGAGCGGACCGGGCGTGGCGCGGCGAAGCTGGTCACGGTGAGGACGTCCCGGGGGGAATTCCAGATCGCGGGGGAGTATGCTATAAGGAACGCGTTCGGAGGGACGGAGGTCATCAGAAGCGGTGTATTCGTAGTGCGGGCGGTGGGCGACCCTCCCCACAGCTTCGAGTTCCGCGGCGCGGGTTACGGCCACGGAGTCGGGATGTGCCAGTACGGAGCGAGAGCAATGGCCAGGATGGGATACGATCACGCAGCCGTCGTGCGTCATTACTACCCAGGCGCGGAGATCGGCCTCATCTCATATTGA
- a CDS encoding DegV family protein, whose protein sequence is MPRVKIVTDSSNGLPPEIVSKYDITVVPIQIQFGAESYKEGWDITREEFYRKLDEPVMPTTSQPSPGDFVNAYKSLVGTCDSIISIHLTSKGSGTCQAAKLAAEMIEGADITVVDTKTAGMGTGLIVIAAAEAALEGKGPEEIMKIIERGIQTTHIFVTLPTLKYLRRSGRVPQVQAMVATLLSIKPVLACRDGLVEAIERVRTFQSSARRVIELAAQACEGRAKRVVIMHSDALDQARALLEQLKEKISFEEVIYAEMSGSLVVHGGPGMLGVAVTQV, encoded by the coding sequence ATGCCCAGAGTTAAGATAGTCACTGACAGCTCCAACGGCCTGCCGCCCGAGATCGTATCGAAGTACGACATCACAGTAGTGCCCATCCAGATCCAGTTCGGCGCCGAGTCCTACAAAGAAGGATGGGACATCACCAGAGAGGAATTCTACCGGAAGCTCGACGAGCCTGTCATGCCCACTACCTCGCAGCCCTCTCCAGGTGACTTTGTGAACGCCTACAAGAGCCTGGTGGGAACGTGCGATTCGATCATATCCATCCATCTCACGTCGAAAGGCAGCGGCACCTGCCAGGCTGCCAAGCTTGCAGCCGAGATGATCGAGGGGGCCGACATAACTGTGGTCGACACCAAGACCGCCGGCATGGGGACGGGACTGATCGTGATCGCCGCCGCTGAGGCCGCCCTGGAGGGCAAAGGCCCGGAGGAGATCATGAAAATCATCGAGAGAGGCATCCAGACGACTCACATATTCGTCACGTTGCCAACCCTGAAGTACCTGCGCAGAAGCGGCCGGGTGCCTCAGGTCCAGGCCATGGTGGCTACGCTTCTGTCGATAAAACCTGTCCTGGCGTGCCGAGACGGCCTCGTCGAGGCCATCGAGAGGGTCCGCACTTTCCAGTCGTCCGCGCGGCGCGTGATTGAACTCGCCGCCCAGGCGTGTGAAGGCCGGGCGAAGCGTGTTGTCATCATGCACTCGGACGCCCTCGACCAGGCGCGGGCACTTCTTGAGCAGCTGAAGGAGAAGATCTCGTTCGAGGAAGTCATCTACGCTGAGATGAGCGGGTCCTTGGTCGTGCACGGCGGCCCCGGGATGTTGGGA
- a CDS encoding diacylglycerol kinase family lipid kinase has product MKVVLNPRAGRGRAGREEDVASAVLSGMGVDFEIERTTGPGGAVEVARRAVESGFDTVAAMGGDGTTNEVVNGIAGTGATLGLIPCGTGNDFAVAMGIPKDVREACRILAAGKTRRVDLGRVNDKYFISTFGVGFDARVTREVNQGFKFARGILVYILAVMKVIWTYAPERMHLVVDGEEVVVDAPLLVAVANWQSYGGGMRICPEASVDDGVFDVCVVANMSKLRFLQSFPRVISGTHVRLPEVRIVRAKSVRIKCGRMEPFHIDGEVFDASEMEFTLLPEGMSVIAGEV; this is encoded by the coding sequence GTGAAGGTCGTGCTGAACCCCCGTGCCGGGAGGGGCAGAGCAGGGCGTGAGGAAGACGTCGCGTCGGCTGTGCTCTCCGGCATGGGGGTCGATTTCGAGATCGAGAGGACCACGGGCCCCGGGGGCGCTGTCGAGGTCGCACGCAGGGCAGTGGAGAGCGGGTTCGACACAGTGGCCGCCATGGGCGGAGACGGCACAACCAACGAAGTTGTAAACGGGATTGCCGGCACAGGCGCTACTCTTGGCCTGATACCCTGCGGCACCGGGAACGACTTCGCAGTGGCGATGGGTATCCCGAAGGATGTCAGGGAGGCATGCCGGATCCTCGCCGCAGGCAAGACCCGTCGTGTGGATCTCGGCCGGGTCAACGACAAGTACTTCATATCCACTTTCGGAGTGGGATTCGACGCCAGGGTCACTCGGGAGGTGAACCAAGGTTTCAAGTTCGCCCGGGGGATCCTGGTGTACATACTCGCGGTGATGAAGGTAATCTGGACCTACGCGCCCGAGAGGATGCACCTGGTCGTGGACGGGGAGGAAGTGGTCGTCGATGCGCCGCTCCTTGTTGCAGTGGCAAACTGGCAGAGCTACGGCGGCGGCATGAGGATATGCCCTGAAGCGTCCGTAGACGACGGGGTGTTCGATGTGTGTGTCGTCGCCAACATGTCCAAACTTCGCTTCCTGCAGTCCTTTCCGCGTGTCATCAGTGGAACCCACGTCAGACTCCCCGAGGTTCGGATTGTGCGGGCGAAGTCTGTCAGGATCAAGTGTGGCAGGATGGAGCCGTTCCACATAGACGGAGAAGTGTTTGATGCTTCCGAGATGGAGTTCACCTTGCTCCCGGAGGGGATGAGCGTGATAGCCGGGGAGGTGTAG
- a CDS encoding NADH-dependent [FeFe] hydrogenase, group A6 translates to MAAESFVTIDGTRVPIESERNLLELVRKAGVDLPTFCYHSELSVYGACRMCVVEVEKMGIVASCTVPPQPGMVVHTNTDKLRRIRKTIIELLLANHDRDCTTCPKNGSCKLQDLADRFGVSEVRFGQADRRFSLDSSTPAIVRDPNKCILCGDCVRACSEVQGIGILDFAYRGSKAMVMPAFGKQLADVDCVQCGQCTTVCPTGALTINSCTDQVWKAVYDPSKKVVAQVAPAVRVSLAEEFGHEPGEIVTGKIVSALKRIGFDYVFDTSFTADLTVFEEGAEFLDRLERGERLPQFTSCCPAWVKYVEQYAPEYVSNLSSCRSPQQMFGAVARHYLPSELGVKPEDIYVVSIMPCTAKKFEAQREEFAPGGRRDVDAVVTTHELARMIKEAGVDFERLEVEPFDVPLGMATGAGMIFGNTGGVAEAVLRAAAGILEPGSPAKLVFEGVRGTEGVREAELTLGGRTIRVAVAHSLGAAAEVLRRIRSGEAQYDIVEVMACPGGCIGGGGQPRPGHLEIRKKRARALYDVDKLQMLRRAHDNPFVKQLYEKFLGKPGGEVSHELLHTSYATRRRIAGESIKLYTEEADGQLNVSVCVGTSCYLKGSYDVLHGLMRRVKEKGLSDRVNLNATFCLEQCDCGPNMDVDGKTINKVTEDEIDRVFEEEILARLARS, encoded by the coding sequence ATGGCTGCTGAGTCATTTGTTACCATAGACGGGACACGTGTTCCAATAGAATCCGAGCGCAATCTCCTGGAACTGGTTCGCAAGGCCGGAGTGGACCTTCCGACGTTCTGCTACCATTCCGAACTTTCAGTGTACGGCGCGTGCAGGATGTGCGTGGTCGAAGTGGAGAAGATGGGAATAGTGGCGTCGTGCACAGTCCCGCCTCAGCCGGGGATGGTGGTCCACACTAACACCGACAAACTCAGGCGGATCAGGAAGACCATCATCGAGCTCCTGCTGGCGAACCATGACCGAGATTGCACCACGTGCCCGAAGAACGGCTCGTGCAAACTGCAGGACCTCGCTGACAGGTTCGGCGTCAGTGAAGTCCGATTCGGACAGGCTGACCGAAGGTTCTCGCTGGATTCGTCCACACCCGCGATCGTGCGAGATCCAAACAAGTGCATACTTTGCGGAGATTGCGTAAGGGCATGTTCGGAAGTCCAGGGCATCGGAATACTCGACTTCGCCTACAGAGGCTCAAAGGCCATGGTCATGCCGGCCTTCGGAAAGCAGCTGGCGGATGTCGATTGTGTCCAGTGTGGGCAGTGCACGACGGTATGCCCGACCGGGGCCCTGACCATCAACTCCTGTACAGACCAGGTGTGGAAGGCCGTCTACGATCCGTCGAAGAAGGTAGTGGCTCAAGTCGCCCCGGCGGTCAGGGTATCGCTTGCCGAGGAGTTCGGGCACGAGCCGGGCGAGATCGTCACGGGGAAGATAGTGTCCGCTCTCAAGAGGATCGGATTCGACTACGTGTTCGATACGTCATTCACGGCCGACCTTACCGTTTTTGAGGAGGGCGCGGAGTTCCTGGATAGGCTCGAGCGGGGCGAGAGGCTCCCGCAGTTCACGTCGTGCTGCCCCGCATGGGTCAAGTACGTGGAGCAATACGCTCCGGAGTACGTGTCAAACCTCTCGTCTTGCAGATCACCTCAGCAGATGTTCGGCGCGGTGGCGAGGCACTACCTGCCGTCCGAACTCGGAGTGAAGCCGGAGGACATCTACGTGGTCTCCATCATGCCATGCACCGCGAAGAAGTTCGAGGCGCAGAGAGAGGAGTTCGCTCCGGGTGGGCGGCGGGACGTTGATGCCGTCGTGACCACGCACGAACTAGCGAGAATGATCAAGGAGGCCGGGGTGGATTTCGAGCGGCTAGAGGTGGAGCCTTTCGATGTGCCGCTGGGAATGGCGACAGGCGCCGGCATGATCTTTGGGAACACTGGCGGAGTGGCCGAGGCGGTGCTGAGGGCTGCAGCCGGCATCCTGGAGCCCGGGAGCCCAGCTAAATTGGTATTTGAGGGAGTCCGAGGGACCGAGGGCGTCCGCGAGGCCGAGCTGACCCTGGGCGGGCGGACCATCAGAGTCGCAGTCGCCCATAGTCTGGGGGCGGCGGCCGAGGTCTTGAGGCGGATCCGGTCGGGAGAGGCCCAGTACGACATCGTGGAAGTGATGGCGTGTCCGGGCGGGTGCATCGGCGGCGGCGGACAACCCAGACCGGGTCACCTGGAGATCAGGAAGAAACGGGCAAGGGCCTTGTATGACGTGGATAAGCTTCAGATGCTCAGGCGAGCTCACGACAACCCGTTCGTCAAGCAGCTTTACGAGAAGTTCCTGGGCAAGCCGGGGGGCGAGGTCTCGCACGAACTCCTCCATACGTCGTACGCGACGAGACGGAGGATTGCCGGGGAGAGTATCAAACTCTACACAGAGGAGGCCGATGGGCAGCTTAACGTGAGTGTGTGCGTAGGTACGTCCTGTTATCTCAAAGGCTCATACGATGTGCTCCATGGGCTCATGCGCCGTGTGAAGGAAAAGGGACTCTCAGACCGGGTGAACCTCAACGCCACTTTCTGCCTGGAGCAGTGCGACTGTGGCCCTAATATGGACGTAGATGGGAAGACTATAAACAAGGTTACTGAGGACGAGATCGACCGGGTATTCGAGGAGGAGATACTTGCGCGCCTGGCACGTTCCTGA
- a CDS encoding redox-sensing transcriptional repressor Rex produces MKQLVQTSKATLGRLPFYYRTLNSLAEKGRSHVSSRELGSLMRIDPAQVRRDLSSIGEFGKAGIGYSVPDVLDVLEQILGLRNRTEAVLVGVGRLGAALCRYPGFEKYGLRIVGLFDSDPSKIGTKLDGLPILDVAEVPHVVRRLAIQMGIVTVPGDAAQAVTDLLVSAGIIAIWNFAPVSVRVPPGVFVRDEDLAAGLSHLSRHLSGASGHSEQESRTRRGT; encoded by the coding sequence GTGAAGCAACTCGTTCAGACTTCCAAGGCGACTCTCGGGCGGCTTCCGTTCTACTACCGGACACTGAACTCGCTTGCGGAGAAAGGCCGGTCCCACGTGTCCTCGCGCGAGCTCGGGTCCCTCATGAGGATCGACCCGGCTCAGGTGAGAAGGGATCTCTCGAGCATCGGGGAATTCGGCAAAGCTGGAATCGGGTACAGCGTGCCGGACGTCCTCGACGTGCTCGAGCAGATCCTGGGCCTGAGGAACCGCACCGAGGCTGTGCTGGTGGGGGTGGGGAGACTGGGCGCCGCGCTCTGCCGGTACCCGGGGTTCGAGAAGTACGGCCTCCGCATAGTGGGGCTGTTCGACTCTGATCCATCCAAGATCGGCACCAAGCTGGACGGCCTGCCGATCCTCGATGTGGCCGAAGTGCCCCACGTCGTCAGGCGGCTTGCCATCCAGATGGGGATCGTCACGGTCCCTGGGGATGCCGCGCAGGCTGTGACAGATCTTCTGGTGAGCGCGGGTATAATCGCCATCTGGAACTTCGCGCCCGTGAGCGTCCGGGTCCCCCCGGGCGTGTTCGTGCGCGACGAAGACCTCGCTGCAGGCCTGTCCCACCTCTCCAGGCACCTGTCCGGGGCTTCAGGGCACTCGGAGCAGGAAAGCCGGACCCGACGTGGAACATAG
- a CDS encoding glycerol-3-phosphate acyltransferase yields the protein MRVVIAAILGYVLGSISTGVILGRVFAGKDIRSIGSGNTGASNAARVLGIKLGVLVAGGDVAKGMLATVAGGLIAHSQLGAAAGGAAAVIGHILPIWHGFRGGKAIATFFGSCVILAPAVTPVAALAWGVAFGACRSIPLASAIASACLPVFGWALAEPWPAVLYLTVSGYAISARHIPDVVGIRQLTPHRRP from the coding sequence GTGAGAGTCGTCATTGCTGCGATCCTCGGATATGTTCTTGGATCTATCTCGACCGGGGTGATTCTTGGCCGGGTTTTCGCGGGCAAGGATATCCGCAGTATAGGGAGCGGCAACACCGGAGCATCCAATGCCGCGAGAGTTCTCGGAATCAAGTTGGGCGTCCTGGTCGCCGGAGGGGACGTGGCCAAGGGCATGCTGGCGACTGTCGCGGGCGGGCTCATCGCCCATTCCCAACTTGGGGCGGCGGCCGGCGGGGCCGCCGCGGTCATCGGTCACATTCTCCCTATATGGCACGGGTTTCGCGGTGGCAAGGCTATAGCAACGTTCTTCGGCTCCTGCGTCATCTTGGCCCCAGCAGTCACTCCCGTTGCGGCTCTTGCCTGGGGCGTGGCCTTTGGCGCATGCAGATCCATCCCACTCGCGTCGGCGATCGCATCAGCCTGCCTGCCAGTGTTCGGGTGGGCCTTGGCTGAGCCGTGGCCCGCAGTCCTCTACCTCACGGTCTCGGGGTACGCCATTTCTGCAAGGCACATCCCGGACGTCGTCGGCATCAGGCAACTGACACCTCACAGGAGGCCATAG
- a CDS encoding sigma-70 family RNA polymerase sigma factor, which yields MEDLIERCKDGNSDALDELFRKHIGTARNMAARICGSCQDLEDTVQEALLRAAKSIGQFRCESSFTTWLYKILLNINRDRLRRAAAPVLVSLDELVANGSGLLSRLSEMLSVRPEEEAMEREQLDVMRRAIASLPRLDQAVIWLREVRNLSYKDISVAMGCSIESVRSRLKRARKAIREQVEALS from the coding sequence TTGGAGGATCTGATCGAGAGGTGCAAGGACGGCAACAGCGATGCCCTGGATGAGCTGTTCCGCAAGCACATAGGAACCGCGAGGAATATGGCTGCGCGTATCTGCGGCAGTTGCCAGGATCTCGAAGACACCGTGCAGGAAGCACTCCTGCGGGCGGCGAAATCCATCGGGCAGTTCCGATGCGAGAGTTCCTTCACCACTTGGCTGTACAAGATCCTGCTCAACATCAACAGAGACCGGCTGCGGCGGGCTGCCGCCCCTGTGCTAGTCTCCTTGGATGAGCTTGTGGCAAACGGCTCGGGGCTTCTCTCCCGGCTGTCTGAGATGTTGTCGGTGCGCCCCGAGGAAGAGGCGATGGAACGCGAACAGTTGGATGTCATGAGGCGGGCGATTGCTTCTCTTCCCAGGCTCGACCAGGCGGTCATATGGCTCAGGGAGGTGCGCAACCTCTCCTACAAGGACATCTCAGTCGCTATGGGCTGCTCCATCGAGAGCGTACGCTCCCGGCTCAAGAGGGCAAGGAAGGCCATTCGCGAACAGGTGGAAGCACTGTCTTAA